A region of Thermococcus argininiproducens DNA encodes the following proteins:
- a CDS encoding MoaD/ThiS family protein, with amino-acid sequence MRLTLTYGGPFYEKIKKHKETIEIDKSSLTVQELVGILFQKYPQLAEFFENNPEKIFEFSTIIVRGRVLIPQDLPRVQLEDKEEVFFLPVVHGGSAK; translated from the coding sequence GTGAGACTAACTTTGACCTATGGAGGACCATTTTACGAAAAAATAAAAAAACATAAGGAAACGATCGAAATAGATAAGTCGTCTCTTACCGTTCAAGAGTTAGTTGGGATTCTCTTCCAAAAATATCCACAATTGGCAGAATTTTTTGAAAATAACCCTGAGAAGATCTTTGAGTTCTCAACTATCATTGTAAGGGGTAGGGTTCTGATACCCCAAGATTTGCCTAGGGTTCAATTAGAAGACAAGGAGGAGGTCTTCTTCCTGCCAGTAGTACATGGAGGAAGTGCAAAATAA
- a CDS encoding cyclase family protein, with protein sequence MFWDRKKYQLIDLTLPIQPFMPDIVGYVKMTQWDHEQGARLNSVPTGINPIDFPPGPPFYEYHSQAWEELTLATHIGTHMDAPWHFFPTTENGKMKAKTIDEVPLEWCIGNGVVLDMTHKGPGELITEEDVKEALKKINYKLQPWDIVLIHTGWDKKWGTREYFEAHPGMSREATLYIIDQGVKVMGIDAFGFDRAFKVMGEEYKRTGDKSVLWPAHNVGREREYIHLERLANLDKIPKPTGFVVVLFPIKIEKASAGWVRAVAIVEKE encoded by the coding sequence TTGTTTTGGGACAGAAAAAAATATCAGTTAATTGATTTAACGCTACCAATACAGCCTTTTATGCCCGACATTGTAGGCTATGTAAAAATGACTCAATGGGACCATGAACAAGGTGCTAGGCTAAATTCAGTACCTACAGGAATAAACCCCATAGACTTCCCCCCTGGACCACCATTTTATGAGTATCATTCGCAAGCTTGGGAAGAATTAACTCTGGCTACTCACATTGGTACTCATATGGATGCTCCCTGGCATTTCTTCCCCACAACTGAAAATGGTAAAATGAAAGCAAAAACTATCGATGAGGTTCCTCTTGAATGGTGCATTGGAAACGGAGTAGTCTTAGACATGACACATAAAGGCCCCGGAGAGCTTATAACCGAAGAAGACGTGAAAGAAGCCTTGAAAAAGATAAACTACAAACTCCAACCGTGGGATATCGTATTGATTCACACGGGATGGGACAAGAAGTGGGGAACTAGGGAATATTTCGAAGCTCACCCCGGAATGAGTAGGGAAGCAACACTTTACATAATCGATCAAGGCGTGAAGGTCATGGGGATTGATGCATTTGGATTTGACAGGGCATTCAAAGTAATGGGAGAAGAATACAAGAGAACTGGAGATAAGAGTGTCCTCTGGCCAGCGCACAATGTTGGAAGGGAAAGAGAATATATCCATCTGGAAAGACTGGCAAATCTAGACAAAATACCAAAACCAACAGGTTTCGTAGTAGTTCTTTTCCCAATAAAGATTGAGAAAGCAAGTGCTGGATGGGTCAGAGCCGTTGCAATTGTTGAAAAAGAGTAA